The following DNA comes from Flavobacterium sp. N3904.
GTCGGGCGGAGCAAGTAGTAAAAGGAGTTACCAGAATTGTGATGAGACGTTCTTTCCAGTTTTCGATGTTTCGAGTCGCCATAATTGCCGGAATAGCACAGGCGGTTCCCGAAATTAAAGGAACCACACTTTTTCCGGATAATCCAAATCGACGCATAATTTTATCCATCAGGAAAACCACGCGACTCATATAACCACTTTCTTCGAGTATGGAAATGAATAAAAACAAGAAGGCAATTTGCGGAATGAATATTAAAATACCTCCAATTCCTGGAATTATTCCTTGTGAAATAAGGTCGGTCAGCATTCCTGCAGGTAAATGTTCACTGGCAAATGTGCTTAAACTGGCAAATGTACTGTCGATAAAATCCATCGGGATTTTTGACCACTGAAAAATAGACTGAAAAATAATAAACAATATAAGGAAGAAAATTACGTAACCCCATATTTTGTGGGTGAGTATTCGGTCCAATTTGCTTCGAAAATCTTTGGCAATACTGGAGTCAATTTTCATACCCACTTTTAGAACATCATTGATGAACTGATAGCGTTTGATAGTTTCTTTTTGTTGCAATCGTTTCAAATCCGAATGGGATTTGGTAAAGGAACTGCGAATTTCGTTACGTTCCAAGTTCAAAAAGTTGACATCTTGTGTTATCACCAGCCACAATTTGTATAATGGCTGGTTGGGAAACGCATTTCGGAGACTATTAAAATAGTCAACATCTATACTTGAAGCATTCAAACAAGGTTCGCTTGAAATGGTTCTATAACTAACGATTAAATTTTTTAATTCCTCAATTCCGTAGCCTTTTCTAGAACTAATTAGCGCGATTTTTGTTTTTAATTGTTCTTCAAGATAAGGTATATCAAGAGTAATGCCCTTGTATTCCATCCTGTCAGCCATATTAATGACTAAAATGGTTGGGATTTCAAGGTCTTTTATTTGGGTATAAAGCAGTAAATTTCGTTTTAGGTTCTCCACATCGGTAACCACTAAAGCTACATCTGGATAGAGGCGGTCGTTTTTATTAAGCAAAAGTTCGATCACAACACTTTCGTCAATAGAACTCGCATTTAAGCTATAGGTTCCGGGCAAATCAAGAATATTCGCTTTGATATTATTGGGCAGTTTGCAAAAACCCATTTTTTTCTCCACGGTAATCCCAGGATAATTCCCCACTTGCTGGTTCAAACCGGTAAGCTGATTGAAAACCGACGTCTTCCCTACGTTTGGATTCCCGATTAAAGCAACGTTAATGTTTTTTAAACTCATTTTTATTTGTTTTTAATGAGTTCAACGCCTATTTGTTTTGCCGTTTCGATACGAATGGCAAGATGAGAGCCATTAATATTCAAATACAAAGGATCTCCAAAGGGAGCAATTTGAAGTAATTCAACTTCATTGCCAGGCAAACAACCCATTTCTAGGAGTTTTAATGGGATAACATCGATATCAAAATCCAGTATAATGCCCTTTTGGCCTTTCTTGAGAGAATGTATCGTTTTTCGCAAAGCTTATTTAGATTGAATTAAGATTGCAAAAATACATTTTTTATTATAATTATAGGCTGATAATTATCAGTTTTACTCATTTTTTTCATTGGCACAAAGCCAATTAATATCTTCGATTAAGCGCTGTATGTCTTCTTTCTTGGTTCCGTCATAAAAACCACGAACGCGTCTTTTTTGATCAACTAAAACAAAGTTTTCGGTATGCACCATATCATACAACTGCTCAGGTTTTCCAAGCTTTACAGCCAGATAGGATTTTCTGGCCATAGTATAGATTTCTTTTTTGTCGCCCGTTACCAGATTCCACTTTCCATCAATGACCCCGTATTTTTTTGCATAGGCCTTTAATGCCGGAACACTGTCGGTCTCGGGAAAAACAGTATGTGAAAGCAACATCACTTTCGGATTATTCTTAATCGCTTTTTGTACATCGACCAAATTGGTGGTCATTTTGGGACAAATAGAACCACAAGTGGTAAAGAAAAAGTCGGCAACATATACTTTGCCTTCATAGTCCTTTTGGGTAATGGTTTTTCCGTTTTGGTTCACAAAAGAAAAGTCACCAATCGTGTGGTATTTGCTAATGTATTGTATTGTACTGTCCACCAATTCTGGATTCACATCGGATGGATTATAGATTGGTAGTGTTTTAGTGGGTTTCAAAGCGCCATAAAACAAGTAAAGTGTTATGATGGAAAAAATCGATACAATGCCAATGTAGATTCTGTATTTTTTTAAAATGGATAACATAATTTAAATTTGGTGCAAAATTAAATAAAAATTCAATCCTATATGAAATATGAAGATGATATAAGATTAGTCATTCTCAATTGCTTTTTTTAAAACCGCTTTCAAGACCTGATACTAATTAATCTCTGATATTGGCTCAATGCTATTTTTCTTTTTCCGCATGGCATAATTAATTAAATACAATCCAATTAAGGTGATGCTTCCGCCAAAGACAATGGCCACAGTTAATGATTCTCCAAAAATAAAAGAACCCAAAATAACTGCTACTATTGGATTGACATAAGCATACAAACTGCTCAATTCGGTAGGGAGTTTTTGCAAAGCATAAATAAAAGCGATAAAAGTCAATACCGAACCAACAATTACCAAATAAGCTATCGATAACCAGGAATTTATAGGAATTTCCGAAAGTGGAATACTTGCACCCGTAGCCCCAACAAAAGAAAAAAGAAAAATACTCGAAATAAACATCTGCAATCCCAAACTAAAATAAGGATTGAAACTCGCCGCTTTTTTCTTGGTATATAAAGTGCCAAAAGCCCAGGTAATCGTTGCTGCTATCGAAAGTACAATCCCAAATTGAAAATCGGGTTGCAAAAAATCGAGTAAGTGCTCATAAAAGATAACACAAACACCACCAAAACAAATTATAATTCCCAAAACCGCCAATCGCGTAATTCTTTCGCCTTTAAAAAAACTGATGAATACAATCCACAAAGGCACCATTGCGCCAATGATAGCGCCCAATCCGCTGCTGATGTATTTAACACCCCAAGTACTCAATCCATTACTCAAAACAAAATTGAGTAAGCTAAGGATAATGATGGTTTTCCATTGTTTTCCTTTTGGCCAAGGTGTTTTCTTCAACAAAAAAAAGGCAAGATATAAAGAACCCCCAATAAATTGTCGAATCCCGGCGAGTTGTATTGCCGGCATGTGTTTGACCCCTTCTTTGGAAGCCAACCAAGTCGTTCCCCAAAAAAAGCTCACCCAACACAAAGCCAAAATGGGCAATCCGATAGCGTTTATTCTGGACTTAAAAGCGGTTTGAATTTTTGTTTTCAACTTATAAATTGGTTTTAATAAAGTCGTATCCCAAAACAGTTTCTACTTTATTACTCAAAACAAATTTTTTAGTAGAAGGTTTCGAATGGTCAAATTTAGGCAAAACTAAAGATAATTCGGTTGCTTTTTGGGTATAATAGGCCTCTCTTGTGGGATGAAAAGGACTAACGCCATTGTAAATTTCATTCCATGAATCAGAAGAAATAATTTTTAAGATGATCCCAATGCAATCTTCTTGATGAATAAAGTTGATGGGTGTTTCTGGGTTTTCAATATTTACTTTTCCAGCCATAAATTTGGTTGGATTTCGATCTTCGCCAATGAGTCCACCAAAACGGAGTACTGTGGTTTTGAAATTTGAATTACTTTGCAAAAGCGATTCGACTTCCAGCAATTGTTTGCCGCTTTCGGTATCGGGTTTTGGGACGGTTTCTTCAGTTATCGTTGCATTGGTTTCACCATAAACTGAAGTAGAACTTACAAAAAGTACGTTCTCAATCGTAGATTTTTCGACATATGGAATCACATTTTTAATCTTGGAAACAAAGTTTTCTTTCTCAGAACCGCGTAGTTTTGGAGGAATATCAATAATTAAAATGGATGAATTTTTTAGAAAATTAGCAACGTCTCCAATTGGTTTATCTTCTGAAAGGGCAATCAAAAAGGAGTGAATCCCAAACTTATCTAATATTGCGAGTTTACTTTCGGATGTAGTTGACCCTTTCACAGAAAACCCATTTTCTATCATGGCTTTCGCCAAAGGCAATCCCAGCCACCCGCAACCTAATATGCTTATTTGTGTCATTTTTTATATAAAACAATTTGATTAAATTTTTAAGGTCACAAATTGTGACCTTAAAAGTTGTCATAAAATGCGTAATCATCCGTTTAATCCGTCTAATCCGTGGCTCATTTTAATTCAGAAATTATTGCCTAACCCTCAAACTATCTTTCACCACCTTTAAACTATCCGCCGCTTTCGGTAGAGCCAAGTTTGGATTCACAACAGGAGCAACAACTTTTGGAGTTCGTTTTATTTTTTGGGTAATGACGATTGCATCATTCAGTACGAAAGGTGTTGGCATCATCCAGTTTTCTCTTGGGGTCATCGCAAATATTGGATTGACCATCAAATCAAAAGAGCTTTCCATAACATCCATATCCAATATAGTCGCTCTGTTTATGGTAAACTGCAAAACAAGCGGTTCGTTGTTGACCACATAATAGCTCAACAGTTTTTTGCCTTTTCGCTCTAATTCAGTTCCTTTTTGTCCCAAAGTAGTCACACCATTGGCTTTGAAATTATAAAAGGTCATAATTTCATCAGCAAAAATATCATAGCGATTTACTTTTCGGTTTGGCGTGATTTGAATTTTTAAAGACCTTTTGATACCCACCACACTGTCTTGTAAAAAAGTAATGGTTGGTTTCGCAATGCCTTTATTTGGTGCTTCTGCTGCATACGTAAACTCCGAATTGTATTTGCTAAACAATTTCAAATTGTTGAAAATTTTTGCGCCTTTTGGTTTTTCGCCCAAATATCCTTTTGTCCAGGAATCCAAATTGGTATCATAAGTCAGCCAATGTGCTTTGTTTGTATCGGCATTATAGTAATACACCAAACTGTTCGATTTGGCTTCACCTGCTTCATAACCCGAATGGTATTGTGCTTTTGCCAAAAACAGGACAGCTGTTAAAAAGAACAATAATGACCAACTTCCCTTTTTGGTAAAAGATCCAAAAATTGGCAACAGTATAGCAAATGCCAAAACAGTCAAAATAGCACTGCCAAACAACACTTTCAATCCCAAACCTACGGGAAACATTTGAATAAACGGTGCAATAATCAACAAAGCGGGAATTCCACAAATAAGGTTTACAATCCAAATGGATCTTTGGCTAAACACAAAAACTGCAAAAGAAATTAGTCCAAAATAAACGGGAATAATCAGGAATCCTGCACCACGCAAGCTATTGGCAAGAAATCCATTCAACACAATCCAAAACACTAGCGGAATCACATAATGGTTCATCGTCACTTTGGGTTTGGAAGCAATTTGATAAAAGAAAAAACAAATCGAAAGACTCAATAATACAAAAGCGGCAATATAATCGTGACCGTTGTAGGTAAAACCGTTGAGTAAATCATTGTATTGCGGATTCAGTAACAGCAAGCCCTTCCAACCGTAATACGTAATCAATCCCGTAAAAATCAAAGCGCCCAAAAACGGAAAGAATCCTTTCACGATGTCATTCAACTTTAGCATTCTTTTGGCTTTGCCAAGAAATACTAAAATGAGTAGGAAACCAGCAGCGATTAGCGTCATCGGCATCACCCAATCAAAAGGATAACTGATAAAAGTAAACGGAATCGTAAAATAAACGTAATCTTCTGCCGTATCAGTGTTGTTCAAATCGGCATTCGAAAAATAATTCAGCAACGGCATCAAATACGAACCTTGGTGTTTCAAAGTGTTTTTGTCCAAATGCGCCACATCATCCTGAGCGGTATGGTAATTAAAATGGTCGTCTATAAAAGCAAAATTAAATCCTTGAATGTTACCTTGCTCTCTAAAAACCGTTAAGTCGGTATCATTCGGCAACATTTTGTAAATGCTGTACATCAACGAATTTGAAACGGGATAGGTTGCGCCTGCTTTGGCAAATTCCTTTACCAAACCGGCATTTCCTTTGTTGGTTTCCATCAGCATATAACTTGGCCCCGAAGAACCACGGGCTTCAAAATTCAATACCAATCCCACTTCTTTGGCCCACTGATGCTCGGTAACAAAAAGTGCAGCACCATTCAATCCCAATTCCTCTGCATCAGTAAACAGAATAATAATATCGTTTTTATGTTTGGTTTGCGCATTCAAAAAAGCCCGAACACCCTCCAAAATAGTTGCCACGCCTGATGCATCGTCACTCGCGCCATGCGAAACCGAATGTGGTGCGCTGTCATAGTGAGAAAGTAAAAGCAATGCTTTGGTATTCTTTGTTCCTGTGATGCGGCACATTATGTTTTTGGATTTGACCAAATTCCCCCAATCGCTCAGTGTAAAACCTTCCTGAACCGTTGTTTCCAACCCCATTTTTTGAAGTTCTTTGATGATATAATTGGCCACAACCTCATGATTTTTGGTGCCTACATAATGCGGTTGTTTGGCAATTGCATTGATATGTTCCAAAGCTCTGCTGGTCGAAAATTCCGTAACTTTTTTATCCTCATTAGGTGACCAAGAAGGCATCATTGTATAAAACAAAAAACCTAAAACAATTAGGATGCACGCAACAGCAATAATAGAAGAATAGTTTTTTTTCATTATTTGAGGGTATTAAATATCTTTTTTAACGAGCATGTAAAAATCATTGTCCAAAACCATATAACCCTGGTCGTACAGGAAATAATAGGTATTTCCCGTTTTGGTATTCAAAACGTTGGTGAAAAACTCAAAATCAAAACCCTTGCTCATCAACTTGGCGCGAGTTGTTTTGGATTTTCCATCCACATTCAGCTCTGACAAAATTCGGTAATTTTTGCGCAATTTGTTGTTGATATTGCGCATATAATTCGTACTATCCTTATTTATTTTGTTGTTGTAGGCATTTCGGCAACCATCACTGCAGAATTTCTTGTCTTCACGACCTACAATTGGATCACCACATTCTAGACAGGTTTTCATAATACTATCTTTTTATAACAATTAATATTGAATATTATTTCATTTCTTTTGAGCCAATCCTTAGGCTTTATATTTCTTATATGACTAAAATCAATTCTCAATCTTTTTTATTTGATACAAATCGGTTCTTCGGTCTTTCAGGATTCGCACGCTTCCATGTTCGTGCAATTCTTTCAGCAAACGCAAATCGACATCGACAATCAAAGTCATTTCGGTATTCGGCGTGGCTTCGGCCTTAATACCATTACTCGGAAAAGCAAAATCCGAAGGCGTAAAAACTGCCGCTTGCGCATACTGAATGTCCATATTATTCACTTTTGGTAAATTACCCACGCAGCCCGTAATGGCAACATAGCATTCGTTTTCTATCGCTCGGGCTTGGGCACAGTGTTTCACTCGGGTGTAGGCGTTTTGAGTATCGGTCAGGTAAGGCACAAACAAAATATTCATTCCTTCATCGGCCATAATTCTCGCCACTTCGGGAAACTCGACATCATAACAAATCATAATCCCAATTTTGCCACAATCGGTGTCAAAAGTTTTGATTTCCGATCCTCCTTTCATTCCCCAATGTTGGGCTTC
Coding sequences within:
- the feoB gene encoding ferrous iron transport protein B, which gives rise to MSLKNINVALIGNPNVGKTSVFNQLTGLNQQVGNYPGITVEKKMGFCKLPNNIKANILDLPGTYSLNASSIDESVVIELLLNKNDRLYPDVALVVTDVENLKRNLLLYTQIKDLEIPTILVINMADRMEYKGITLDIPYLEEQLKTKIALISSRKGYGIEELKNLIVSYRTISSEPCLNASSIDVDYFNSLRNAFPNQPLYKLWLVITQDVNFLNLERNEIRSSFTKSHSDLKRLQQKETIKRYQFINDVLKVGMKIDSSIAKDFRSKLDRILTHKIWGYVIFFLILFIIFQSIFQWSKIPMDFIDSTFASLSTFASEHLPAGMLTDLISQGIIPGIGGILIFIPQIAFLFLFISILEESGYMSRVVFLMDKIMRRFGLSGKSVVPLISGTACAIPAIMATRNIENWKERLITILVTPFTTCSARLPVYAIIIGLVIPDTYVLGILNVQGLTLMLLYVIGFGTAILAAYILNSILKIKGKTFFVVEMPNYKLPLFKNVAINVIEKTKAFVFGAGKIILAISVILWFLASYGPGKQFKNAEKIILENTKAHPLSPAEFNNAVASQKLENSYIGLMGKTIEPVISPLGYDWKIGIAIISSFAAREVFVGTLATIYSVGGTDNENTIKNKMAAEVNPETGEKIFNFASGISLLLFYAFAMQCASTLAITKKETNSWKWPAGQLAFMSSLAYLVALIAFQILK
- a CDS encoding FeoA family protein, yielding MRKTIHSLKKGQKGIILDFDIDVIPLKLLEMGCLPGNEVELLQIAPFGDPLYLNINGSHLAIRIETAKQIGVELIKNK
- a CDS encoding SCO family protein, producing MLSILKKYRIYIGIVSIFSIITLYLFYGALKPTKTLPIYNPSDVNPELVDSTIQYISKYHTIGDFSFVNQNGKTITQKDYEGKVYVADFFFTTCGSICPKMTTNLVDVQKAIKNNPKVMLLSHTVFPETDSVPALKAYAKKYGVIDGKWNLVTGDKKEIYTMARKSYLAVKLGKPEQLYDMVHTENFVLVDQKRRVRGFYDGTKKEDIQRLIEDINWLCANEKNE
- a CDS encoding DMT family transporter, giving the protein MKTKIQTAFKSRINAIGLPILALCWVSFFWGTTWLASKEGVKHMPAIQLAGIRQFIGGSLYLAFFLLKKTPWPKGKQWKTIIILSLLNFVLSNGLSTWGVKYISSGLGAIIGAMVPLWIVFISFFKGERITRLAVLGIIICFGGVCVIFYEHLLDFLQPDFQFGIVLSIAATITWAFGTLYTKKKAASFNPYFSLGLQMFISSIFLFSFVGATGASIPLSEIPINSWLSIAYLVIVGSVLTFIAFIYALQKLPTELSSLYAYVNPIVAVILGSFIFGESLTVAIVFGGSITLIGLYLINYAMRKKKNSIEPISEIN
- a CDS encoding SDR family NAD(P)-dependent oxidoreductase → MTQISILGCGWLGLPLAKAMIENGFSVKGSTTSESKLAILDKFGIHSFLIALSEDKPIGDVANFLKNSSILIIDIPPKLRGSEKENFVSKIKNVIPYVEKSTIENVLFVSSTSVYGETNATITEETVPKPDTESGKQLLEVESLLQSNSNFKTTVLRFGGLIGEDRNPTKFMAGKVNIENPETPINFIHQEDCIGIILKIISSDSWNEIYNGVSPFHPTREAYYTQKATELSLVLPKFDHSKPSTKKFVLSNKVETVLGYDFIKTNL
- a CDS encoding M20/M25/M40 family metallo-hydrolase, which codes for MKKNYSSIIAVACILIVLGFLFYTMMPSWSPNEDKKVTEFSTSRALEHINAIAKQPHYVGTKNHEVVANYIIKELQKMGLETTVQEGFTLSDWGNLVKSKNIMCRITGTKNTKALLLLSHYDSAPHSVSHGASDDASGVATILEGVRAFLNAQTKHKNDIIILFTDAEELGLNGAALFVTEHQWAKEVGLVLNFEARGSSGPSYMLMETNKGNAGLVKEFAKAGATYPVSNSLMYSIYKMLPNDTDLTVFREQGNIQGFNFAFIDDHFNYHTAQDDVAHLDKNTLKHQGSYLMPLLNYFSNADLNNTDTAEDYVYFTIPFTFISYPFDWVMPMTLIAAGFLLILVFLGKAKRMLKLNDIVKGFFPFLGALIFTGLITYYGWKGLLLLNPQYNDLLNGFTYNGHDYIAAFVLLSLSICFFFYQIASKPKVTMNHYVIPLVFWIVLNGFLANSLRGAGFLIIPVYFGLISFAVFVFSQRSIWIVNLICGIPALLIIAPFIQMFPVGLGLKVLFGSAILTVLAFAILLPIFGSFTKKGSWSLLFFLTAVLFLAKAQYHSGYEAGEAKSNSLVYYYNADTNKAHWLTYDTNLDSWTKGYLGEKPKGAKIFNNLKLFSKYNSEFTYAAEAPNKGIAKPTITFLQDSVVGIKRSLKIQITPNRKVNRYDIFADEIMTFYNFKANGVTTLGQKGTELERKGKKLLSYYVVNNEPLVLQFTINRATILDMDVMESSFDLMVNPIFAMTPRENWMMPTPFVLNDAIVITQKIKRTPKVVAPVVNPNLALPKAADSLKVVKDSLRVRQ
- a CDS encoding DUF2116 family Zn-ribbon domain-containing protein — its product is MKTCLECGDPIVGREDKKFCSDGCRNAYNNKINKDSTNYMRNINNKLRKNYRILSELNVDGKSKTTRAKLMSKGFDFEFFTNVLNTKTGNTYYFLYDQGYMVLDNDFYMLVKKDI